In one Parvibaculum sp. genomic region, the following are encoded:
- a CDS encoding acetoacetate--CoA ligase, which translates to MSAPLWSPAPDRIAASAMSAFMKRVNENHGAALDDYDALHRWSVAHPDLFWNEIWEDSAVIGDKGGIVLSDGDKMPGARFFPEARLNFAENLLRGEGEAPALLFNNEGRMAAPVSRAQLRADVARLAAALKSWGVAPGDRVAAFMPNCPEAIVAMLAAASLGAVFSSCSPDFGVRGVLDRFGQIAPKVLIACDGYRYAGKVLPAHDKLAEIIAGLPSLEHVVVVSFIGEGKKQLAKSQDWPDVLAAAPAAPAAPLAFARLPFSHPLYIMYSSGTTGVPKCIVHSAGGTLLQHLKEHRLHCDLRAGERLFYFTTCGWMMWNWLVSGLAAGATLALYDGSPFAPGPQVLFDYIDEAKINVFGTSAKFIDAIKKEGLAPRETHDLSSMRMILSTGSPLVAESFDYAYTQVKKDVALCSISGGTDIVSCFVLGSPMLPVHRGEIQAKGLGMAVEVWNEEGKPVAGEKGELVCVAPFPSMPVGFWNDDDSAKYRAAYFERFPGVWCHGDFAEITEHGGIVIHGRSDATLNPGGVRIGTAEIYAQVEQLPEVQEALAIGQDFAGDVRVVLFVVMKPGHALDEPMCGRIRAKIREGASPRHVPAKIVAVADIPRTKSGKITELAVRDIVHGRAVKNREALANPEALELYKNIEDLKS; encoded by the coding sequence ATGAGCGCGCCGCTCTGGTCGCCCGCGCCGGATCGCATCGCCGCTTCGGCCATGTCGGCTTTCATGAAGCGGGTGAACGAAAATCACGGCGCCGCGCTCGACGACTATGACGCGCTGCATCGCTGGTCGGTCGCCCATCCGGATCTCTTCTGGAACGAAATCTGGGAAGACAGCGCCGTCATCGGCGACAAGGGCGGCATCGTACTGTCCGATGGCGACAAGATGCCCGGCGCGCGTTTCTTTCCCGAGGCGCGGCTGAACTTCGCCGAAAACCTGCTGCGCGGCGAAGGCGAGGCCCCGGCGCTTCTTTTCAACAATGAAGGGCGCATGGCCGCGCCGGTCTCCCGCGCGCAACTTCGCGCCGATGTCGCGCGCCTTGCCGCGGCACTGAAATCATGGGGCGTCGCGCCCGGCGACCGCGTCGCCGCCTTCATGCCCAATTGCCCCGAAGCGATCGTCGCCATGCTCGCCGCCGCCAGCCTCGGCGCGGTCTTCTCTTCCTGCTCGCCCGATTTCGGCGTACGCGGCGTCCTCGACCGCTTCGGCCAGATCGCGCCGAAAGTGCTGATCGCCTGCGACGGCTACCGCTATGCGGGGAAGGTACTTCCCGCGCATGACAAGCTCGCCGAAATCATTGCCGGCCTGCCGTCGCTCGAACATGTTGTCGTTGTGTCCTTCATTGGCGAAGGAAAAAAGCAGCTCGCGAAATCGCAGGACTGGCCGGATGTGCTGGCCGCCGCGCCCGCCGCGCCCGCCGCGCCGCTCGCCTTCGCGCGGCTGCCGTTTTCGCATCCGCTCTACATCATGTATTCGAGCGGCACCACCGGCGTTCCGAAATGCATCGTCCATTCGGCCGGCGGCACATTGCTGCAGCATCTGAAGGAACACCGTCTGCATTGCGATCTCCGCGCCGGCGAGCGGCTCTTCTACTTCACCACCTGCGGCTGGATGATGTGGAACTGGCTGGTCTCGGGGCTGGCCGCCGGCGCGACGCTGGCGCTCTATGACGGCTCGCCCTTCGCGCCGGGGCCCCAGGTTCTCTTCGACTACATCGACGAAGCGAAAATAAACGTCTTCGGCACCTCGGCGAAATTCATCGACGCGATCAAGAAGGAAGGTCTCGCGCCCCGCGAAACGCACGACCTTTCCTCGATGCGCATGATCCTCTCCACCGGCTCGCCGCTGGTCGCCGAAAGTTTCGACTACGCCTATACGCAAGTGAAAAAGGACGTCGCCCTTTGTTCGATCTCCGGCGGCACCGACATCGTTTCCTGCTTCGTCCTCGGCAGTCCGATGCTCCCCGTCCATCGCGGCGAAATTCAGGCCAAGGGCCTCGGCATGGCGGTCGAGGTCTGGAACGAGGAGGGAAAGCCGGTCGCGGGCGAGAAGGGCGAACTGGTCTGCGTCGCGCCGTTCCCCTCGATGCCGGTGGGTTTCTGGAACGACGACGACAGCGCGAAATATCGCGCGGCTTATTTCGAGCGTTTCCCCGGCGTCTGGTGCCACGGCGACTTCGCCGAAATCACCGAACATGGCGGCATCGTCATTCACGGCCGCTCCGACGCGACGCTCAATCCGGGCGGCGTGCGCATCGGCACCGCCGAAATCTACGCCCAGGTCGAGCAATTGCCGGAGGTGCAGGAAGCGCTGGCCATCGGTCAGGATTTCGCCGGCGATGTCCGCGTCGTGCTCTTCGTGGTGATGAAGCCCGGCCATGCGCTCGACGAGCCGATGTGTGGCCGCATCCGTGCGAAAATCCGTGAAGGCGCCTCGCCGCGTCATGTCCCGGCCAAAATCGTCGCCGTCGCCGACATTCCGCGCACCAAATCCGGCAAGATCACCGAGCTTGCGGTGCGCGACATCGTGCATGGCCGCGCCGTGAAGAATCGCGAAGCGCTGGCCAATCCCGAAGCACTGGAGCT